Proteins from a genomic interval of Arvicanthis niloticus isolate mArvNil1 chromosome 26, mArvNil1.pat.X, whole genome shotgun sequence:
- the Spesp1 gene encoding sperm equatorial segment protein 1: MKPVVLVALWLWPSYLLAYPTITVLPDEEQNLNHYVQILQNLVMSVPTREQSFGKKLKSSRTVDGAEPRSLASEVLLTPGLVSAQEITPETDVLIRPMEDKTTFSSSGFTLGIERRKRTESTAFWSIQPNNVSIVLHTEEPFIEKEPEPEPELDSRPFTTEPEPEPELEPEPEPEPELETESRQMSEEEVETSTRQNKLLTGTSRMSSMATQPTNTRVTRITVTAKTTSSMDVSTDSEDVPQLSGQSEIPSAEDLSGRHSLNPRHESILRKISDINAQIQRGLASDRSSPEYREFIKASRDHLKRSLALAAAAEHKLEQMYGSNVFPEGRTSDPDDDMEMIFNMLYNSRSKLSDYFNIKHVPSELREKATVVIAMLKKILCVDQAEMQSLIKKLLSNNMKILNILNVP, encoded by the coding sequence ccATAACTGTGTTGCCCGATGAAGAGCAGAATTTGAATCATTATGTACAAATTTTACAGAACCTCGTAATGAGCGTTCCCACCAGGGAGCAGAGCTTTGGGAAAAAGTTGAAGTCCTCAAGAACTGTGGATGGTGCAGAGCCGAGGTCACTGGCGTCTGAGGTGCTACTCACCCCCGGGTTAGTCTCCGCTCAAGAAATCACCCCTGAGACCGACGTTCTGATCAGGCCCATGGAGGATAAGACAACTTTTTCTTCGAGTGGCTTCACGCTGGGgatagagaggagaaagagaaccGAAAGTACAGCATTCTGGTCCATCCAGCCAAACAACGTTTCTATCGTTTTACACACGGAAGAACCTTTTATTGAAAAAGAGCCGGAGCCGGAACCGGAACTGGATTCTAGGCCGTTTACTActgagccggagccggagccagagctggagccggagccggagccggagccggagctgGAGACTGAATCCCGGCAAATGtcagaggaagaggtagagactAGCACACGGCAAAACAAGCTGCTAACGGGGACCTCACGGATGTCATCCATGGCCACCCAGCCAACGAACACCCGGGTAACACGTATTACTGTAACAGCAAAGACCACCAGCAGCATGGACGTCTCCACTGACTCTGAGGATGTGCCCCAGCTCTCGGGCCAGTCGGAAATCCCGAGTGCTGAAGACCTCTCTGGACGTCACTCACTGAATCCGAGACATGagagtattttgagaaaaatttcCGATATTAACGCACAGATTCAGCGGGGGCTTGCTAGTGACCGTAGCAGTCCCGAGTACAGGGAGTTCATCAAGGCCTCCAGGGATCACCTGAAACGCAGCCTGGCCCTGGCCGCAGCCGCTGAACACAAGTTGGAACAGATGTACGGATCTAACGTCTTCCCAGAGGGACGGACCAGCGACCCAGACGATGACATGGAGATGATTTTCAATATGCTGTACAATTCCAGGTCCAAGTTGTCAGATTATTTCAATATTAAGCATGTACCATCAGAGCTGAGAGAAAAGGCTACCGTCGTGATTGCTatgttgaaaaaaatattatgtgtAGATCAGGCAGAAATGCAGAGCCTCATTAAGAAGCTGTTGAGCAATAATATGAAAATCCTAAATATTCTTAATGTCCCATGA